GCACGACTGGCCGCGGCACCTACGTGTACGGGCGGGCGCGGCTCGGCGAGTTCTGGGGGTACCTCGCGGGCTGGGGGTTCGTCACCGGCAAGACGGCGAGCTGCGCGGCGATGGCGCTGACTGTCGTGGCGTGCGGTGATCGCCGTCGGGTTTTGTTGCGGCCGTGACGGGGGTCAACTGCCTCGGCGTGCACCGGTCGGCGCTGGCGACGCGGGTGATCGTGGTGGTCACGCTGGTGGTGCCGGCGGTGGCGGTCGGGAGTGCGGTCTCAGGTGGGTTCGTGGCCGAGCCGTTCACACCGTTCGACGGTGGCGGGGTCCTGACGGCGGCGGGGTTCTGTTCTTCGCGTTCGCCGGGTACGTGCGGCTGGCGACGCTCGGGGAGGAAGTGCGTGACCCCGCGCGAACCATTCCGCGGGCGATCCCGCTCGCCCTAGGGCTGACGCCGGTGGTCTACGCCGTGGTCGCCGTCGCGTTGCTGCTCACGCTCGGACCGCAGCGGCTGGCGACGAGCGCGGACCCCATCGCGGAGGCGGCGGCGCCGTGGCTCTCGCCAGTCGTGCGGGCCGGCGCGACACTGGCGTCGCTGGGTTCGTTGCCGGCGCTGGTGCTCGACGTCTCGCGCACGACGCTGGCGATGGCTTGCGACGGGCACCTGCCACGCGCGCTCGCCGTGGTGCACCCGCGGTTCGAGGTGCCACAGCGGGCGGAGCCGGCGGTGGGTGTGGTGGTGGCCGTGCTCGCCACCACGGTGGATCTCCTTGGGGCGATCGGGTTTTCGTCGTTCGCGGTGCTGGCGTACTACGCGATCGCCAACGCCGCGGCGTTGCGGCTGCGGGCGGACGAGAACCGGGCGCCGCGGTTTGTCGCCGTGCTGGGGCTCGTGGGGTGTGCGGTGCTGGCGTTCAGTCTGCCGTGGCCGTCGGTGGTGGCGGGGTGCGTGGCGCCGGCGCTCGGGGCGCTGGCCTACGCCGTGCGGCGGCCGACTGTCCGGCACTGAACCGGTTCCGTGGCGCGAGGGGACCGTTCGCCCGAAAGATCCGAAGAAAGTTGGTTGTCCGGTTGCCTGGGGTCTGGTGTAGTCGTGTCATCACTCCCCGTATCCCCGTTCCCATGTGGACACCGGAAGGACGGATCCCCCCATGACCTTCAAGAAACGGTTCACCCTGCTCGGAAAAGCTCTCGTCGGCATCACGGCGCTGGCCGCCGCGGTCGGGCTCGCGACCCCCGCCGTGGCCGGCCCGCCGCCGTCGGCGAGCGGCACCCAGGTGGTGGGCGGCAGCCGGGCAGCGCAAGGCGAGTTCCCTTGGATGGTAAGGCTTTCCATGGGCTGTGGCGGCGCGCTGTACACGCCGAAGATCGTGCTCACCGCCGCCCACTGCGTCACGCGCACCGGCTCGAACACCTCGATCACGGCGACCCTCGGTGTGGTCGACCTGCAGAGCTCGAGCGCGAAGAAGGTGCGCTCCAGCTACGTCTACCGGTCCACCACATACGACACAACCGGCGGTGACTGGGCGCTCATCAAGCTCGCGAGCCCCGTCTCCGGCATCCCGACGCTGCCGCTCGCCTCCAGCGCTGCCCTGAACACCGGCACGTTCACCGTCGCCGGATGGGGCGCCGCGACCGAGGGCGGCGCCCAGCAGCGTTACCAGCTGAAGGCCCAGGTGCCGTTCGTCAGCGACTCGACGTGCAAAGCCCAGGGCGGCGACTACTCCAGCCTCATCGCGAACGCGGAAATCTGCGCGGGCAGCGTCTCGGCCGGCGGCGTCGACACGTGCCAGGGCGACTCCGGCGGCCCGATGTTCCGCCGCGACACCGCCGGGGAGTGGGTTCAGGTCGGCATCACGAGCTGGGGCACCGGCTGCGCCCGCGCCCACGCGCCCGGCGTGTACACCGAGGTGACCACCTTCGCGAGCGCCATCGCCTCGGCGGCTTCGAAGATCTGACTCGTCCGGTGGGGACGGCGTGGCGCTGAGGCGGCACGCCGTCTCCGGGGA
The sequence above is a segment of the Amycolatopsis sp. 2-15 genome. Coding sequences within it:
- a CDS encoding S1 family peptidase, giving the protein MTFKKRFTLLGKALVGITALAAAVGLATPAVAGPPPSASGTQVVGGSRAAQGEFPWMVRLSMGCGGALYTPKIVLTAAHCVTRTGSNTSITATLGVVDLQSSSAKKVRSSYVYRSTTYDTTGGDWALIKLASPVSGIPTLPLASSAALNTGTFTVAGWGAATEGGAQQRYQLKAQVPFVSDSTCKAQGGDYSSLIANAEICAGSVSAGGVDTCQGDSGGPMFRRDTAGEWVQVGITSWGTGCARAHAPGVYTEVTTFASAIASAASKI